The following are encoded together in the Balaenoptera acutorostrata chromosome 9, mBalAcu1.1, whole genome shotgun sequence genome:
- the ZFTA gene encoding zinc finger translocation-associated protein, producing MEPGGDHRSRSGGGRGGPGPAAASARGRRLPPAGSSGGAEPEEDDGGQDLQLEGGALGTWGSAPLPSSRARGPASSGRKYSDHCEARASRPGKSRIPGRDHRRYYHDHWRLEYLMDFNPARHGMVCMVCGSSLATLKLSTIKRHIRQKHPYSLHWSPREKEVISNSWDAHLGLGACGEAEGLGAQGAEEEEEEEEEEEEEGAGLQACPPKGPGKAPAGGGSRRQRRGGPGAPRARRRRLSASRRAGGSRGLGARRLERRLKESLQNWFRAECLMDYDPRGNRLVCMACGRALPSLHLDDIRAHVLEVHPSSLGLSGPQRSALLQAWGGQPEALSELTQPSPPDDDLVPQDLTRKSRDSAPAAGAPSSQDLRPPDVKEEAGWVPERPGPAEEEELEEGERVGIPGRSPRGRDHRRHYQERWRLEYLMELDGGRRGLVCMVCGGALASLKMSTIKRHIRQRHPGSTRLSGPVRALIAQEWSEKAAHLLALGLPCPESPRDPAAPSTAAASEEGGGEEEEEPEEEEEWWGDVPLSPGEPSERPAEEEEDDEDGPEPGGLAFPPLPPPPPPPPPPPPPRSREQRRNYQPRWRGEYLMDYDGSRRGLVCMVCGGALATLKVSTIKRHILQVHPFSMDFTPEERQTILEAYEEAALRCYGHEGFGPPAPAPRDGGADLKAGAVCRA from the exons ATGGAGCCTGGCGGGGACCACCGGAGCCGGAGCGGCGGCGGCAGGGGCGGCCCCGGGCCAGCAGCGGCCTCGGCACGGGGCCGACGGCTGCCGCCCGCCGGATCGAGCGGCGGCGCGGAGCCCGAGGAGGACGACGGCG GGCAAGATCTTCAGCTGGAAGGGGGTGCCTTGGGGACCTGGGGGAGTgcccccctgccctcctccagggCCAGGGGACCAGCATCCTCAGGCAGGAAATACTCAGACCACTGTGAGGCCCGGGCCTCGAGGCCTGGAAAGAGCCGCATCCCTGGCCGTGACCACCGGCGCTACTACCACGACCACTGGCGGCTGGAGTACCTGATGGACTTCAACCCTGCCCGTCACGGCATGGTGTGCATGGTGTGCGGCAGCTCCCTGGCCACTCTCAAGCTCAGCACCATCAAGCGACACATCCGCCAAAAGCACCCCTACTCCCTGCATTGGAGTCCCCGGGAGAAGGAAGTCATCAGCAACAGCTGGGATGCCCACTTGGGGCTGGGGGCCTGTGGAGAGGCTGAGGGCCTAGGGGCCCagggggctgaggaggaggaggaggaggaggaggaagaggaggaggaaggggccgGCCTCCAGGCTTGCCCTCCCAAGGGCCCAG GCAAAGCCCCAGCTGGTGGGGGCAGCCGGCGCCAGCGGCGAGGGGGCCCAGGGGCACCCCGGGCTCGGCGTCGGCGCCTGTCTGCCTCCCggagggctgggggcagcaggGGGCTGGGTGCCCGGCGCCTGGAGCGGAGGCTGAAGGAGTCCCTGCAGAACTGGTTCCGGGCAGAGTGTCTCATGGACTATGACCCGCGGGGGAACCGGCTGGTGTGCATGGCCTGTGGCCGGGCGCTACCCAGCTTGCACCTGGATGACATCCGTGCCCACGTGCTGGAGGTGCACCCCAGCTCCCTGGGGCTCAGCGGCCCCCAGCGCAGTGCCCTGCTGCAAGCCTGGGGTGGCCAGCCTGAGGCACTGTCTGAGCTCACCCAGCCCTCCCCACCAG ACGATGACCTCGTCCCCCAGGACCTGACCAGAAAGAGCCGGGACTCGGCCCCCGCTGCTGGAGCCCCCTCCTCTCAGGATCTCAGGCCCCCAGACGTAAAGGAAGAGGCTGGCTGGGTCCCTGAGAGGCCCGGGccggcagaggaggaggagctggaggagggcgAGAGGGTGGGGATCCCGGGCCGGTCTCCGCGGGGCCGCGACCACCGCCGCCACTACCAGGAGCGCTGGCGGCTGGAGTACCTCATGGAGTTGGACGGCGGCCGGCGCGGCCTGGTGTGCATGGTGTGCGGGGGCGCGCTGGCCTCGCTCAAGATGAGCACCATCAAGCGGCACATCCGCCAGCGCCACCCGGGCTCCACGCGCCTCAGCGGGCCAGTCAGGGCCCTCATCGCCCAGGAGTGGAGCGAGAAGGCCGCCCACCTGCTGGCCTTGGGGCTGCCCTGCCCCGAGTCCCCCAGGGACCCTGCCGCCCCCAGCACAGCCGCAGCCTccgaggaggggggaggggaagaggaggaggagccagaggaggaggaggagtggtgGG GCGACGTCCCGCTTTCCCCTGGAGAACCGTCGGAGCGGCCCGCCGAGGAAGAGGAGGACGATGAGGACGGCCCAGAGCCCGGGGGACTCGCTTTCCCACCGCTGCCCCCGCCGCCAcctcccccgccgccgccgcccccgccccgcagCCGAGAACAGCGGCGGAACTACCAGCCGCGCTGGCGGGGCGAGTACCTGATGGACTACGACGGCAGCCGGCGCGGCCTGGTGTGCATGGTGTGCGGGGGCGCGCTGGCCACGCTCAAGGTCAGCACCATCAAGCGGCACATTCTGCAGGTGCACCCCTTCTCCATGGACTTCACGCCCGAGGAGCGCCAGACCATCCTGGAGGCCTACGAGGAGGCGGCACTACGCTGCTACGGCCACGAGGGCTTTGGACCGCCCGCCCCGGCGCCGCGCGACGGCGGCGCGGACCTCAAGGCGGGCGCCGTGTGTCGGGCGTAG